The Ensifer adhaerens genome contains a region encoding:
- a CDS encoding glutathione S-transferase family protein: protein MLKLFYAPATCSLASHIALEEAGAEYEARRVDFSTAEQTKPDYLAVNPKARVPALVTDRGVITETPAILTYIAQAFPAAKLAPANDAFAFAQLQSFLNYLCSTVHIAHAHGRRGARWADDPAAHEAMKAKVASNMTACYELIESKMFEGPFVFGDSYSIADPYLFTVAGWIEPDGVDPARFPKIVDHRNRMTARPAVARVLAMLKV, encoded by the coding sequence GTGTTGAAACTGTTCTACGCCCCCGCAACCTGTTCACTGGCTTCGCATATCGCGCTGGAAGAAGCGGGCGCCGAATACGAGGCGCGCCGTGTCGATTTTTCGACAGCCGAGCAGACCAAACCCGACTATCTCGCGGTGAACCCGAAGGCGCGGGTCCCAGCGCTCGTGACCGACAGGGGCGTCATCACCGAAACGCCGGCGATCCTGACCTACATCGCGCAGGCCTTTCCAGCTGCGAAGCTCGCTCCGGCGAACGACGCCTTCGCCTTCGCGCAGTTGCAGTCGTTTCTGAATTACCTCTGCTCGACGGTGCATATTGCCCACGCCCACGGCCGCCGTGGCGCACGCTGGGCCGACGATCCGGCCGCGCATGAGGCGATGAAGGCCAAGGTCGCCTCCAACATGACCGCCTGCTACGAACTGATCGAAAGCAAGATGTTCGAAGGGCCGTTCGTTTTTGGCGACAGCTATTCGATCGCCGATCCCTATCTCTTCACCGTCGCCGGCTGGATCGAGCCGGACGGTGTGGATCCCGCGCGCTTCCCAAAAATCGTCGATCACCGCAACCGCATGACGGCACGTCCGGCCGTCGCCCGGGTGCTGGCGATGCTGAAGGTCTGA
- a CDS encoding dihydrofolate reductase family protein, which produces MMMRKVVAGMQMSIDGLIDGPDGYTDWVDSWSDTFDLLPEIDACVLGNGMYSGYEQYWSAIKRDPHAPLEFTGQLPTPEEIEYADFALGTPHYVLSKTRSDVEWENARIVRDVSEIETLRQAPGRTIYVVGGARTVSSLMDHGLIDELRLTIHPLVVGKGKALFDTVAERHHVQLDNVKRLDGGKVCLVYKVGGGA; this is translated from the coding sequence ATGATGATGCGCAAGGTGGTTGCAGGCATGCAGATGTCCATCGACGGTCTGATCGACGGGCCGGATGGCTATACGGACTGGGTCGATTCCTGGTCGGATACGTTCGACCTCCTGCCCGAGATCGACGCCTGCGTCCTCGGGAACGGCATGTATTCGGGCTACGAGCAGTATTGGAGCGCGATCAAGCGCGACCCGCATGCGCCGCTGGAGTTCACCGGCCAGTTGCCGACGCCCGAAGAAATCGAATATGCGGACTTTGCGCTTGGCACGCCGCATTATGTCCTCTCGAAAACCCGTTCCGACGTCGAATGGGAAAACGCCAGGATCGTGCGCGACGTCTCCGAAATCGAGACGCTCAGGCAGGCGCCGGGCCGCACTATCTATGTCGTCGGCGGCGCGCGCACGGTGTCGAGCCTGATGGACCACGGCCTGATCGACGAACTGCGTCTCACCATCCACCCGCTCGTGGTCGGCAAGGGCAAGGCGCTGTTCGACACAGTGGCGGAGCGCCATCATGTGCAGCTCGATAACGTGAAGCGACTGGATGGTGGCAAGGTCTGCCTGGTCTACAAGGTCGGCGGCGGAGCCTGA
- a CDS encoding LysR substrate-binding domain-containing protein produces the protein MRDLNTVHLNGLRAVEAAGRLGSLAAAADELGVTPGAVSQQIAKAEAQLGRVLFERTPRGLLPTDFGERFLARISNAFHELAEAVASARRRDESVLTISVAPVFAARWLVYRLNRFAERHPDIRLRIDATTKLVNLDTSDVDVGIRVGTGEWPGVKSEPLLQQEVFPVCSPAMAEGLRKPADILKLPAVIDGHSMFSWEVWLREVGLSGAEVNVRHTFNEASLVLDAAISGQGVMLAWQTLAGFAIAQGSLVVPFGIRVPTGFGHYFVSAPSRRESKAAKAFKRWVRDEVEEGMRLLDIKAPRVRFDAATMG, from the coding sequence ATGAGAGATCTGAACACGGTACATTTGAACGGGCTGCGCGCCGTCGAGGCTGCCGGCAGGCTGGGATCGCTGGCCGCCGCGGCGGACGAATTGGGCGTGACCCCTGGCGCCGTCAGCCAGCAGATTGCCAAGGCGGAGGCCCAGCTCGGCCGCGTGTTGTTCGAGCGCACCCCGCGCGGCCTCCTGCCCACCGATTTCGGCGAGCGCTTCCTCGCGCGCATCAGCAACGCCTTTCACGAGCTGGCAGAGGCCGTGGCTTCAGCGCGCCGCCGCGACGAGTCGGTGCTGACCATCTCGGTCGCGCCGGTCTTTGCCGCCCGCTGGCTGGTCTATCGGCTCAACCGTTTTGCCGAACGCCATCCCGACATTCGCCTGCGCATCGACGCGACGACAAAGCTCGTCAATCTCGACACGTCGGATGTGGATGTCGGCATTCGCGTTGGTACGGGCGAGTGGCCGGGCGTGAAATCCGAGCCGCTGTTGCAGCAGGAGGTTTTTCCGGTCTGTTCGCCGGCCATGGCCGAAGGGCTTCGGAAGCCTGCAGATATTCTAAAACTGCCCGCTGTTATCGACGGCCATTCGATGTTCAGCTGGGAGGTGTGGCTCCGCGAAGTCGGGCTCTCGGGCGCGGAAGTGAACGTGCGCCACACATTCAACGAGGCGTCGCTGGTGCTCGACGCCGCGATCTCCGGGCAGGGGGTGATGCTCGCCTGGCAGACACTCGCCGGCTTTGCGATCGCGCAGGGCAGCCTTGTGGTACCGTTCGGCATCCGGGTGCCGACGGGCTTCGGCCACTACTTCGTCAGCGCGCCGTCACGGCGCGAAAGCAAGGCCGCCAAGGCGTTCAAGCGCTGGGTTCGTGATGAGGTGGAGGAGGGCATGCGCCTGCTCGACATCAAGGCGCCGCGCGTTCGCTTCGACGCGGCGACCATGGGCTGA
- a CDS encoding MmcQ/YjbR family DNA-binding protein has product MSDDLERNFIRVVRLAEAAGLPEVTIGTSYGTPALLVKDKSFVRMKDGETLVVMCALEEKEMLLELDPGLYFQTDHYKGWPAMLVRLSEIDDQSLTGRLVAAWREKAPRRLAASFLEPGQAPPPTL; this is encoded by the coding sequence ATGAGCGACGATCTCGAGCGCAACTTCATCCGTGTCGTCAGGCTGGCGGAGGCCGCAGGCCTGCCCGAAGTGACGATCGGCACGTCCTACGGTACGCCGGCGCTGCTGGTGAAAGACAAGAGTTTTGTGCGCATGAAGGATGGCGAGACGCTGGTCGTCATGTGCGCGCTCGAAGAAAAGGAAATGCTGCTGGAGCTCGACCCGGGGCTCTACTTTCAAACGGATCACTACAAGGGCTGGCCCGCTATGCTGGTGCGGCTTTCGGAAATCGACGACCAAAGCCTAACCGGGCGGCTGGTTGCCGCCTGGCGCGAGAAGGCGCCAAGGCGGCTCGCCGCGAGCTTCCTCGAGCCAGGTCAGGCTCCGCCGCCGACCTTGTAG
- a CDS encoding bestrophin family protein codes for MIVRNRPTLLKLFFILRGSVIQRIFPQVLFVFALSAFVVWAHRVDPGLVPSVSSGPFALLGIALSVFLGFRNNACYDRWWEARKAWGQLIFTARDLARQTLILAGTERQRLLDITIAFGHALVCHLRPGSDVGRPLARLPTDLVAGYKASRNGPDFLLREMGGILAGLHGTGTISDFQWAQLDGTLGKMSAMLAACERIRNTPVPFGYTLLLHRTAYLFCFLLPFGFADALGWATPFVTALVAYTFFGLDALGDELEEPFGVLPNDLPIVALAETIEINLREALGETNLPPLPQPKNYILM; via the coding sequence ATGATCGTTCGCAACCGCCCCACCCTTTTGAAACTCTTCTTCATCCTCCGGGGTTCGGTCATCCAGCGGATCTTTCCGCAAGTGCTGTTCGTCTTTGCGCTCTCCGCCTTCGTCGTCTGGGCGCACCGCGTCGATCCCGGCCTGGTGCCGAGCGTCAGCAGCGGCCCCTTCGCGTTGCTCGGCATCGCGCTCTCCGTGTTTCTCGGCTTCCGCAACAATGCCTGCTACGACCGCTGGTGGGAGGCGCGGAAGGCCTGGGGACAGTTGATCTTCACCGCACGCGACCTCGCCCGCCAGACGCTGATCCTTGCCGGAACCGAGCGGCAGCGCCTGCTCGACATCACGATCGCCTTTGGCCACGCGCTGGTCTGCCATCTGCGGCCGGGAAGCGATGTCGGCAGACCGCTAGCGCGGCTGCCGACAGATCTCGTTGCCGGCTACAAGGCAAGCCGCAACGGACCGGACTTTCTGCTGCGCGAAATGGGCGGCATTCTCGCCGGACTGCACGGAACCGGCACGATCAGCGACTTTCAGTGGGCGCAGCTGGATGGCACGCTCGGCAAGATGTCGGCCATGCTTGCGGCCTGCGAGCGGATCCGCAACACCCCCGTGCCGTTCGGCTATACGCTGCTCCTGCACCGCACCGCCTATCTCTTCTGCTTTCTGCTGCCCTTCGGCTTTGCCGATGCGCTCGGCTGGGCGACGCCCTTCGTCACCGCGCTTGTCGCATACACCTTCTTCGGCCTCGACGCGCTCGGCGACGAACTGGAGGAGCCGTTCGGCGTGTTGCCGAACGACTTGCCGATCGTTGCGCTTGCCGAGACCATCGAAATCAACCTGCGCGAGGCGCTGGGCGAGACCAACCTTCCGCCTCTGCCGCAGCCGAAGAACTACATCCTGATGTAG